The Streptomyces sp. NBC_00435 nucleotide sequence TCCCCAATCCGCCGTACACCACGGTGAACCGGACGCCGACGGTTCGCGAGAAGCCCTTCCTGTACGTGGACGGCGCGGGCGCGTACAAGGTGTTCGTACCGTCCCTGCGGGCCGACTCCACGGCCACCAGCTGGGCGAACGGGAACGCTGCCGGCAGCTCGCTCGGCATGGACCAGTTCTACGTCGTCAAGGCCGGAGCAACGGCCGTACAGATCAACGCCGCACTGGCCGAGGGCAAGGACCTGCTGGTCACCCCCGGTGTCTACCACCTCAACCAGACCTTGAAGGTGACCCGCCCAGACACCGTCGTCCTCGGGCTCGGCCTCGCCACTTTCATTCCTGACAACGGTGTCACGGCCATGAACGTCGCTGACATCGACGGCGTGAAGGTCGCCGGCGTACTTTTCGATGCCGGGACCACCAACTCTCAGACTCTCCTGGAAGTCGGCCCGGCCGGCGCCGCCGCCAACCACTCGGCGAACCCCACCTCCCTGCACGACGTCTACTTCCGCGTCGGTGGCGCCGCCGTCGGCAAGGCGACCACCAGCCTCGTGGTCAACAGCGATCACGTCATCGGCGATCACATGTGGATCTGGCGCGGCGACCACGGCAACGGCATCGGCTGGAACACCAACACGGCGGACACGGGGCTCGTCGTCAACGGAGACGGCGTCACCATGTACGGCCTGTTCGTCGAGCACTACCAGAAGCACCAGACCATCTGGAACGGCAACGGCGGGCGGACGTACTTCTACCAGAACGAGATGCCGTACGACCCGCCGACCCAGACCGCCTGGATGAACGGCTCCACCCAGGGCTACTCGGCGTACAAGGTCGCGAACTCGGTGACCAGCCACCAGGCCTACGGGCTCGGCAGCTACTGCTACTTCAACGTCAACCCGGGCGTGACCGCCGAGCGTGCCTTCGAGGCCCCCAACAACCCGAACGTGCGCTTCCAGAACATGGTGACCGTCTCGCTCGGCGGCACCGGGACCATCCGGCACGTCATCAACGACCGAGGCGGACCCTCCAACGGGTCCACCAACGTGGCCAACCTGGTGAGTTACCCGTGAGGCGACTCGCAGCACGGCTGCTGATCGTGTTGGCGACGGTGCTGGGAACGATGGTCGCCCCGGCCCACGCCGGGACCCCCGCCCCGGCCCCAGTCCTGGCCCCGGAGGGGTGACCGACTACCAGGTCGTCCTGTTCCTGGACGACGCACCCAAGACGGCCGCACAGCGGGCCGGTTTCGAGCGGTACATGCGGGCCGACGGCGCGAAGGGCGCCTGCGTCGACGCGCGAGCGGCGGCCACGGCCAACGGCACGGCGATCCAGCAGTACACCTGCAACGGGACCACGGCCCAGCAGTTCCAGTTCCGTTCCACCGACGCCGGGTACACCCGGATCGCGATCCGGGGCAATCCGCAGCAGGTCGTCGACGTCACCGGGGTCTCCACCGCCGACAACGCACCGCTGCGGCTGTGGTCCTACGGCGGTGGCGGCAACCAGCAGTGGCTGCCGGTACGGGAAGCCCCGGGCCGCTACCACTTCACCACGCGGCACAGCGGCAAGTGCCTGAGCGCCACAAGCAGTGCGGTGAACGGCGTGCAACTGGTGCAGCGCGCCTGCGACGACTCGGCCGCCCAGAGCTTCCACCTGGCCGCTCACCCCTGAGTCCCCGCTCCGCCCTGATATCCAGGCAGGCGGTCCCAGAACGAGCAGTGGTGTGCGGAATCCGCATCGACGGGGTGGATTCCACCTGGTCCGGGAGCCAGCGACTGCACCGGCCGCGCGAGAGGTGACGACGGCTGGAGGAGAGGCCAGAGCGGTGCGTGGGAGGTGTTCGGGTTGCCGGTGCGCGCGAAGTTCGTCCAGTAGTCGACCATCCGGTCCGACAGGGCGCGTTGGGCGTCGGTCAGCGGTCGCTCGGTGGGGAGGGAGGGGAACAGGAACGGCATCTCGAAGCCGTGCGCCGCACCGTAGGGGAAGCCCGGGTTCGTCGGCAGGCCGGTGAGTACAGGTGCGTCCGGATCGCTGAACTCGTAGCCGTAGAGGGGAAGGCCAGGGGCATGGGCGGCGATGGCTCGGCCGGCTGCCAGTGTGGTGCAGGTGAGGGATCGATCGGTCAGTACCGTGGCCCAGGCCAGTGCGGGCGTCGGGTGGTGCGCTGCCGGATACTGCGCCTCGACGGCTGGGGCAGCGAGCCCGAAGGCGTCCACCAGACGGGCGCGATAGTCGGCATCGGTGCGGATCGGGAACGCGGCGAGCGACAGGCCGACGAACATCCGCATCTCATCGTGGTTGGTGCCCAGGATGATCGGCACACGGTGGAAGCGTCCCGATGCCAATGCCCGGTCGGGTGCCACGGGCAGCAGCGCATTGCCGAAGGCTGGCCGGTTGAAGGGCTGCATCAGCTGCGCGGTGACGAGTCGATCCGTGCTCTGCCCGCGCAGGCACGCGAGCACCTCGTCTCCGATGTCCGCCGGGCAGCCCAGTTGGCGGGCGGCTTCCGCACCGGCCGTCTGGACATCGCGCTGTGGGGCGAACGGCTCGTACGCCGGTATTCCGGGCCCGAGAGCTCCTTGTGGGAAGGACATGAGGCAGGAACCGCTCTGGAGCACGGCTCGCTGGAAGAGTCCGGCGGCCGTCGGCGAGGTGAGGTGTGCGCAGATGCTGAGGGCGCCTGCGGACTCACCGAACAGCGTGACACTGCGCGGATCGCCGCCGAAGTGCTCCGCGTTCGCCCGCACCCAGCGCAGGGCGGCCTGTTGGTCCGCCAGGCCGAACGGCGGGGCGGAGCCCAACGCGGGGTGGCCGAAGTAACCGAAGATTCCCAACCGGTAGTTGACCGTGACGACGACCGTGTCACCCCGGACCGCCAGTTGGTCAGCGCCGTAGTCACTGCCGGAACCGCCCAGGAACGCACCGCCGTGCATCCACACCAGCACGGGCCGCTTCTGTCCGGCCGGCTTTGGCGTCGGCACGGTGACGTTGAGGTAGAGGCAGTCCTCCGACCCGAGGACCGTGCTCGCACCGGGCGTCGGCATCTGTACGCAGCGTTGAGCCGCCGTCGTCGCGTCCCGGACACCGTGCCACGTGGCGGCGGGGACCGGAGCGCGCCAGCGCAGCGGTCCGGTCGGCGGCGCAGCGTAGGGGATGCCGTCGAAGGTGGTGTACGAGCCGTGTGACACACCGCGTACCAGGCCGTGGTCGGTCCGTACAACGGTGCCGCTCTGCCGCGTGAGTCGCGGGGAACCGGGTTGCGCGGCGGTCGCCGGCACGGCGGTGGCTGCGAGTAGTGCCACCGAGCAGAGCATGGGCAAGAGCACGGAGAAGAGCACGGAGAAGAGCACGCCACGGATGCTGGCTCTTCGGCACGGACGCGGTGCTGTCATGGTCGGGGACATGTGTACCCACCGTTCTTGGTCGGGACGGGATCGGACGAGCCCACGCGAGGCCGCACGAGATCAGTCAGGCTGGAAGGAGACCTGAGCGGTGGGGACGGTGCGGACCGACGCGGTCAGTGCTCAATACGCTAGGACCTCCCGCGCGCTGGAGGTTCAAGGGACTGTGACGCAAGACACGTGGAGCATCGGTGAGCTCGCGGCTGGAACAGGGGTTGCGGTGAAGACCCTCCGCTACTACTCCGACAGCGGTCTACTGCCCGTGGCCGGCCGTAGCACCGGTGGTCATCGGCGCTACGGTCCTGAGGCGTGGGAGCGGATCCGTCTCATCAGGCGACTACGGGCGCTGGACACCCCGATCGCGACCATCGCGCAGGTGGTCACTGGTGAGTGCTCCCTCGGTGAGCTGGTGGCAACCGAGCTCGAAGCGGTGCAGGAACGATTGACCGAACTACGGTGGCGCGAGGCCACGCTCAAGACCTTGGACGACTGCACGAGTGAGGAGCGGCTCCGGCGGCTGGAGATCCTCTCCCGCGTGCAGCGGCTCCCACAGGCGCACCGCACACTCACCGATCACTGGTATCGCGAGCTGTCCGAGGCCATGCCCAAGCGCCGTCTCGACATCATGATCGCCATGCTGTCACCCGCCCCGCCGCAGGACCCCGATCCCGGTTCGGCCCTGGCCTACGCCGAGCTTCATCTGCTCATCGCCACGCCCAGTTTCACCCGCTGGACTCAGGACCACGACGAGGAGATGAGGGACGCTCCGGCCTTCTACGGGGAGATCGACGATGCTGCCGTCCTGACGGCCGCCGCTTTGGCCCAGGGTCTTCCGCCGAGCGGCGGGGATGCGGTGAACGCTTTCGTGTCCGCCCACGCACGAGCCCGGCGGGAGTCGGACACCCCCGCCTTCCGCGCATATCTGCACGGGCTGGTGTCGAGGTCATCCGGCTTCGACCCCCGCCTCGAACGGTATTGGGCCTTGGTCGGGACCGCCACAGGCGGGCGCGTGCTGAACATGACGGTGGCTCATCGATGGTTGACCGACGGACTGTCGATCTCGATGGCCGAGAATGCGCCTTCGAGGTCGAGGGGCCCGAGCTCCAAGGAACCTCCGACTGGGCACGGAAGCTGAGAGACACGGGGCGGAGCCGTTTCAGTGGCGATATAGGCTCATTGCCAGATCGAGGCCTTGGGCGTAAGGCTGAGGGGGCGCTGGCGCCGCATGGGCCAACCATCCATCGTGCGGGCGGGATCGGCGCGCGTGCTGGTGAGTCGAATCGAATCCCGCGGTTGCTGAACCGCCAAGTGAAAGGAGCATCGGGTGTCGTCGCTCTTCGCCCTCGGATGCCCTGTGCTGGACCCTTCTGCCCGTGCCGCTCATGAGGAAGCGGACGCGCTGCGGGTGCAGGGCCCCGCCGTCCCGGTGGAGCTTCCGGGTGGTGTGCGGGCCTGGTCGGTCACCCGGCACGCGGTGATCAAAGCGCTGACGAGCGACCGCCGTGTCTCGCGGGACTTCCGGCAGCACTGGCCGGGTCGGGCGGACGTGCCGGACGACTGGCCCCTGGCCGTACTCACCCTCCAGAAGGGCATCTTCAATGCCTACGGCCCGGCGCACCGCCGGTTGCGGCGCACCATCGCGCCGTGGTTCTCCCCGCAGCGGGTGGAGGAATTGCGTCCCCAGGTCCAGTCGGCCGCGGACCGGCTGATCGCGGACCTGGCCGCCACGGCGCCCGGCGAACCGGTCGACCTGCGACATGCCCTGTCGCTGCCACTGGCCATGCGGGTCATCTGCGACCTGTTCGGGGTACCCGCATTCCTGCGCGAACCCCTGGGCGCAGCCATGGACGCCTTGGTCGCCACCACGGCCGACACTGAACAGGTGCGAGCCCGCCAAGGCGAACTCCAGTTCCGCATCGGTCAGTTGTTGCAGTACAAGACGGCTCACCCGGGTACGGATCTGACCAGCGACCTGCTCGCACCATCCGCCGGCGATACGGAGCCGATACCGGCGCGGGAGTTGCGCGACACCCTCTCCTTCGTTCTCGGCGCGGGATACGAGACATCGGTCAACCTCATCACCGGCGCGGTCCATGCCATGCTCGCCCAACCTCAGTACCTGGCCCGCATCGGCCGCGGCGGGGGAAGCGGGGGCAGCGGGGGCATCGGCTGGGACGACGTCATCGAAGAGACGCTGCGCCACGACGGCCCGGTCATGCACATGCCCTTGCGCTACGCGGTGGAGGACATCGACCTCGGGGAGGGGATCGTCATCCGCCGAGGCGAGCCGATCATCATCGCCTTCGCGGCGGCCGGCCGCGATCCGGACCTGCACCCGGACCGGCCGGGGGTCTTCGACCCCACCCGCGCGGACAAGGGTCACCTCGCCTTCGGGCACGGCCCCCACTTCTGTGTTGGCGCCCACCTCGCCCGTCTGGAGGCCCGTATCGCTCTGGCGACACTCTTCGACTGCCTTCCGGACCTGGCCCTCGCCCACCGTGATCAGTCGCCGCCCCCCATTCCCTCGTTCCTCGTCAACGGGCCGGCGCACCTTCACGTCATCCCTGTCCCCCTCGCCCGCGGATAGCCGGCGGCGCGGCCTCGACACGCAGCACCGCGCAGGTCCATGCGAAGCCGGCGCCGACACCGATCACGAGGACGTGGTGGCCGGGCTCGAGGGCTCCCGAGTCGAGCAAGTGCCGTAGTCCCAAGGCCTGATCGCAGGGCCCCGTGTGCCCCACGCGACGGCCGAAGGACCACGTGGTCCGGTCCAAGGCCAGGTCCAGCGGTCGCAGGATCCACGTGTCCAGATTGCGGCGCCCCAGATTCGGTACCACGACGTGGTCGATGCGTGGCAGGTCGAGCTCGGCACACTCCAGCGCGGCTGCCACCGCCGACCGGGTCCCGGCGCCGAGACGCTCCACGAACACGTCCAGACCGATCTTCTGCGCGAGCGTCCGATTGCCGCCCAGGCCGTCGAATCCGGAGGAGGGACTCGGTTCGGGATTCCTCGTCACCTCTTCGAGCGTCGAGTCCGCGTGGTCGGCAGTGGCCAGCACCTTGAAGTACCCGCGGTCCGGGGACACGAGCCAGGCAGCTCCGGCGTCCCCCAGGTGCATTCCCGGTACCGAACTCCAACGGTCCCACAGGGGCGCCCGGAAGCTGTCTCCCGCGGCGATCAGGACCGGCGCCGACGAGCGTCTGGCCGCCAGATGCTCCGCCGCGACGACGAGCCCGGCCATCATGCCGTTGCTGGCCTGACGCACTTCGATCGCTCTGGCGTGATCGGCCCCGAGCACGCGCTGGACGTACGCCGCCGGCGTGATGTGGAGCTGCTCGGCGGCACTCGCGTAAACGATCAGGCCCAAGCCGGCGGATGTGCGGTCCGCATGAGCCAGGGCCTGTACGGCCGCCCGTGAAGCCATCTCAGGTGGAACGAGTTCCGTCTCCACGGCCACTGACGGCATGTCGATTCCGCGTGCCGCATGCTCGCTGAGGCCGCCTGCCGCGATGCGTTCCGCCACCCCCACCGCGGTGGGCACATAGGCGCCGACCCCCGAGAGGTAGACGTCTTCCCACTTCATCCCGTCCCCTGTCGTCCCGACCATCCGCAGACATGGTGCCCGCGCTGGAGTGAACGGCCAAGGCCGAGACCTCCAGGCGGGCCCACCCGCCAGGGCGAGCATCCGACCACTCCAGGTGGTCACGGTCATCCTGCTCCATCGGTCGATGCGCTGTGATCGTTTTCAGTCAGCGCGGCATCTCACGAGCTGGAGGGGGTGGAACCACGAGGCGAAGGCGCTGTCAGGACACGTGGACTGCATCGGCGTGAAGACCTTCGGCTGCACGGGCGCCGAGGACGCGCTCCGGTACTACTCGAGTCCCCACGCGACCGGTGGACCTCCGACGAGCGGGCAGCGGCTCCGGCGCACTGGGGGAGCGTGGGCCGCGCATCCCGTCCTTCCGCACTACCCCTTGATACGGCGAGTCGTCGATTTCTGGACGTGCTGGCGGGAATGAGTGAGGTGGGTCCCCTTGGAGTTCGCCGCGCCGGAGCGTGTACCGGCACGTACAGGCCCGCACGGGCACGTACAGGCCCGTACCGGCCGATCGTGCGGAATGACTGAACGGGATCCGCACCCCCCACCAGCAGAGGCACCGAGTCCGGCCGTGCCGGAGAGAGCTGTGCGCCATGAACGAACGCCTCATAGGGTTCGTCGAGTGGTACGACCGCGCCACCGGGTGCGGATCCGTCGTCCCTCTCGGCAGCACCATCCCCATCCGTGTCCACCGCGCGGACATCGCGGGGGAGTGCAAGAGCCTCTCCGCAGGGCAGCAGGTCAGTTTCGTCATAGAGCTCGGACCCACCGGGTTCGAAGCCAGACATGTGCTGCCCTGACTCACGAAGAAACGTTGCCTCAAGGTGTGCCCGGTAGGCGCGCCCGCGCACACGCGCCGGATCGCGACGGCATGCGGCGTCGCGCCGGGTGAGTCAGGATGATCCAGGCGTCCGCCTCTCCCTACGCGGGCTCGTAGGGAGTGTGGACATGGCGGGCACCACGCGGGGCAAGGACGTCTCACGACGGCGTTCCGGTCGGGCCTGGCTCCTGGAAGGGCTCCAGGAGCAGAGCGCCCAGCACCCTGGCCCCCACGCCGAGCCCGGACCCGCGCAGCACGGTCACTCCTGGTGGCGGGTGATGTGTCTGACGGGTGTCGACTACTTCTCCACCCTGGGCTACCAGCCGGGCATCGCGGCACTGGCCGCCGGTCTGCTGTCCCCATTGGCCACCGTGGTCCTCATCGCCCTCACGCTGCTGGGGGCGCTGCCCGTCTACCGGCGGGTCGCGGGCGAGAGCCCGCACGGTGAGGGCTCGATCAGCATGCTCGAGCGGCTGCTGCCCTGGTGGTCGGGGAAGCTGTTCGTCCTGGTCCTGCTGGGCTTCGCGGCCACCGATTTCATGATCACCATCACCCTGTCGGCGGCCGACGCCTCCGCCCACGTGGTGGAGAACCCCTTCGCGCCGGGCTGGCTGGACGGCGGGAACACCTGGATCACCCTGGTGCTGATCGGCGCGCTCGGCGCGGTCTTCCTCAAGGGCTTCAAGGAGGCCATCAAGGTCGCCGTCGTCCTGGTGGCCCTCTACCTGGCCCTCAACGTCGTCGTCCTGGCCGCCTCCGCGTGGAAGGTGGTCACCGAACCCCAGAGGATCGGCGACTGGACCACCGCGATGACCGCCGAGCACTCCTCACCACTCGCGATGATCGGCGTCGCCCTGCTGGTCTTCCCCAAGCTGGCGCTGGGCATGTCCGGCTTCGAGACGGGCGTCGCCGTCATGCCGCAGGTCAAGGGCGATGCCAGCGACACCCATGCCAACCCCGCGGGCCGTATCCGGGGCACCCGCAAGCTCCTCACCACCGCCGCCGTGACCATGAGCTGCTTCCTCCTGCTGTCCAGCCTGGCGACCACCTGGCTGATCCCGCAGAAGGAGTTCGAATCCGGCGGCAAGGCCAACGGCCGGGCCCTCGCCTTCCTCGCCCACCAGGAACTCGGCGAGGTCTTCGGCACGCTCTACGACGCCTCGACGATCGCCATCCTCTGGTTCGCCGGCGCCTCGGCCCTCGCCGGCCTGCTCAACCTCGTCCCCCGCTACCTGCCGCGCTACGGCATGGCACCCGAATGGAGCCGGGCGGTCCGCCCGCTCGTCCTCGTCTTCATGGCCATCGCCGTCCTCATCACCCTGTGGTTCAACGCGAGCGTCGACGACCAGTCCGGCGCGTACGCCACCGGCGTCCTTGTCCTGATGCTCTCCGCCGCCTTCGCCTGCTGCGCGGCCGCCCGCAAGGCCGGTCAGCGTGCCGCCGCCTACGGCTTCGGGGCCATCACCGCCGTCTTCGCCTACACCCTCGTCGACAACGTCGCCGAGCGCCCCGACGGCATCAAGATCGCGGCCCTGTTCATCGCCGCCATCATGCTGACCTCCATCGGCTCACGCATCCACCGCTCCTTCGAACTCCGTGCCGCCACCGTCACCCTCGACGCCCGTGCGGCCCGGTTCATCGACGACGCCGCGAGCCAGGGACCGCTCCAGATCATCGCCCACGAGCCGAACGCCAAGAGCCGGGCAGCCGACGCTCCGGACCCGCGCGTCGCCATCGAGTACCGGGCCAAGGAGCAGAGCCAGCGCGACGAGACCCACATCCCCCAGGGCCGGCCCGTCCTCTTCCTCGAGGTCTTCGTCCGCAACTCCTCCGACTTCAAGGCCGACCTCCTCGTCACCGGTACCGAACGCGGCGGCGCCCGCCTGCTCAGGGTCGAGGGGCCCGTCGTCGCCAACACCATCGCCGCCGTCCTGCTGGAGCTGCGCGACCGTACGGAGGAAATCCCCCACGCCTACTTCAACTGGACCGAGGGCCACCCGCTGAGCAACCTCGTACGCTTCCTCGTCTTCGGCGACGGTGAGGTCGCGCCCGTCACCCGCGAAGTCCTGCGCCGCATCGAACCCGACCCCGAGCGCCGGCCGCGCATCCACGTCGGCTGACCCCCGGGCGGTCCGGCCCCGGCCCGGGCGCTGGCCCGAGAGGGTGAAGTGCTCGTGGCCGTGACGGGTGGCCAGTCGATACCGATAAATCGACAACCACATGGTCAGCGAGGGTGGCGGCAGGTCTGCGAACCGCCCTTGGGCGTAGGGGCGACGGCGGCGTCCGGTGGTGGGCCGGGGGGCGCGGTCCTAGCGTCGACGGCATCGGGCGGTGGACGATCCGGGACCGGATCCGGTCCGGCCGCCGTCCGGGATGTGGAGTCGATTATGCGTAGGCGAGCGGGCGCGGCGACGGTCATATCGGCGGCCGCCGTCCTGGCGGCAGCGGCGGCGGTACCGTCGGCGGCGGACCAGGGCCGCAACATCACCTCGTTCGGGTTCGACGTCTCCCCTTCGTCGGTGGCACCCGGAGGGCGGGTGACCCTGAGCGCGACGGGCTGTGAGGTCCCCTCGGTGAAGGTCACCTCCGGGATCTTCGACGACACGGTCCTCGAAGAGGGCCGGCCCGCGACGGTGAGCATTGATCACGAGGCCCGCCCCGGTGCCCAGTACCAGGTGACGTTCGACTGCAAGGGGGAGAAGGGCACCACGACCCTGACGGTCAGTGCCGGTCGCCACCGGGGGGTCAAGGCCGGTGAGGGCGCGACCGCGGTCTCGCCCGGCGGCTGGACCGGAACGGGCGCCGTACTTCTCTCGGCGGGCCTGCTGGGCGGCTTCTACGTCATGCGCCGCAAGTCCCGCAACGGCGCCTGATCCGCACCCTCAGCCGCGTTCCGGCCGCCGGGCCGCCCGACGGTGCCGGACCAAGAGAAGGGGAAGGGCCCGGTGCACGGCCGACTCTCTCCCGGAGACACCAAGACCCTGGGCCGGCTGGCTCTGTGCGTGCTCGCGGGGCTCTGGATGCTCAGCCACCCCGCGCCGCCGGCACCCGCGCCTCCCGCCCCGGTCGCCGGGTACGCCTCCGGCACGGCGTCAGCACCTGATGCCGCTCCGGCGCTGCCGGCCTCCCGCCCGGCACGCGTCGCCATCCCGACGCTGGACATCGACGCCCCCGTCACCGCGGTGGGCCTGGACGACGAGGGCTGGATGCGTGCCCCCGACTCCTCCGATCCGGGTCTCGC carries:
- a CDS encoding cold shock domain-containing protein; protein product: MNERLIGFVEWYDRATGCGSVVPLGSTIPIRVHRADIAGECKSLSAGQQVSFVIELGPTGFEARHVLP
- a CDS encoding helix-turn-helix domain-containing protein, which translates into the protein MTQDTWSIGELAAGTGVAVKTLRYYSDSGLLPVAGRSTGGHRRYGPEAWERIRLIRRLRALDTPIATIAQVVTGECSLGELVATELEAVQERLTELRWREATLKTLDDCTSEERLRRLEILSRVQRLPQAHRTLTDHWYRELSEAMPKRRLDIMIAMLSPAPPQDPDPGSALAYAELHLLIATPSFTRWTQDHDEEMRDAPAFYGEIDDAAVLTAAALAQGLPPSGGDAVNAFVSAHARARRESDTPAFRAYLHGLVSRSSGFDPRLERYWALVGTATGGRVLNMTVAHRWLTDGLSISMAENAPSRSRGPSSKEPPTGHGS
- a CDS encoding amino acid transporter, which codes for MAGTTRGKDVSRRRSGRAWLLEGLQEQSAQHPGPHAEPGPAQHGHSWWRVMCLTGVDYFSTLGYQPGIAALAAGLLSPLATVVLIALTLLGALPVYRRVAGESPHGEGSISMLERLLPWWSGKLFVLVLLGFAATDFMITITLSAADASAHVVENPFAPGWLDGGNTWITLVLIGALGAVFLKGFKEAIKVAVVLVALYLALNVVVLAASAWKVVTEPQRIGDWTTAMTAEHSSPLAMIGVALLVFPKLALGMSGFETGVAVMPQVKGDASDTHANPAGRIRGTRKLLTTAAVTMSCFLLLSSLATTWLIPQKEFESGGKANGRALAFLAHQELGEVFGTLYDASTIAILWFAGASALAGLLNLVPRYLPRYGMAPEWSRAVRPLVLVFMAIAVLITLWFNASVDDQSGAYATGVLVLMLSAAFACCAAARKAGQRAAAYGFGAITAVFAYTLVDNVAERPDGIKIAALFIAAIMLTSIGSRIHRSFELRAATVTLDARAARFIDDAASQGPLQIIAHEPNAKSRAADAPDPRVAIEYRAKEQSQRDETHIPQGRPVLFLEVFVRNSSDFKADLLVTGTERGGARLLRVEGPVVANTIAAVLLELRDRTEEIPHAYFNWTEGHPLSNLVRFLVFGDGEVAPVTREVLRRIEPDPERRPRIHVG
- a CDS encoding carboxylesterase/lipase family protein, whose protein sequence is MLFSVLFSVLLPMLCSVALLAATAVPATAAQPGSPRLTRQSGTVVRTDHGLVRGVSHGSYTTFDGIPYAAPPTGPLRWRAPVPAATWHGVRDATTAAQRCVQMPTPGASTVLGSEDCLYLNVTVPTPKPAGQKRPVLVWMHGGAFLGGSGSDYGADQLAVRGDTVVVTVNYRLGIFGYFGHPALGSAPPFGLADQQAALRWVRANAEHFGGDPRSVTLFGESAGALSICAHLTSPTAAGLFQRAVLQSGSCLMSFPQGALGPGIPAYEPFAPQRDVQTAGAEAARQLGCPADIGDEVLACLRGQSTDRLVTAQLMQPFNRPAFGNALLPVAPDRALASGRFHRVPIILGTNHDEMRMFVGLSLAAFPIRTDADYRARLVDAFGLAAPAVEAQYPAAHHPTPALAWATVLTDRSLTCTTLAAGRAIAAHAPGLPLYGYEFSDPDAPVLTGLPTNPGFPYGAAHGFEMPFLFPSLPTERPLTDAQRALSDRMVDYWTNFARTGNPNTSHAPLWPLLQPSSPLARPVQSLAPGPGGIHPVDADSAHHCSFWDRLPGYQGGAGTQG
- a CDS encoding ketoacyl-ACP synthase III family protein, producing the protein MKWEDVYLSGVGAYVPTAVGVAERIAAGGLSEHAARGIDMPSVAVETELVPPEMASRAAVQALAHADRTSAGLGLIVYASAAEQLHITPAAYVQRVLGADHARAIEVRQASNGMMAGLVVAAEHLAARRSSAPVLIAAGDSFRAPLWDRWSSVPGMHLGDAGAAWLVSPDRGYFKVLATADHADSTLEEVTRNPEPSPSSGFDGLGGNRTLAQKIGLDVFVERLGAGTRSAVAAALECAELDLPRIDHVVVPNLGRRNLDTWILRPLDLALDRTTWSFGRRVGHTGPCDQALGLRHLLDSGALEPGHHVLVIGVGAGFAWTCAVLRVEAAPPAIRGRGGQG
- a CDS encoding cytochrome P450 family protein, which gives rise to MSSLFALGCPVLDPSARAAHEEADALRVQGPAVPVELPGGVRAWSVTRHAVIKALTSDRRVSRDFRQHWPGRADVPDDWPLAVLTLQKGIFNAYGPAHRRLRRTIAPWFSPQRVEELRPQVQSAADRLIADLAATAPGEPVDLRHALSLPLAMRVICDLFGVPAFLREPLGAAMDALVATTADTEQVRARQGELQFRIGQLLQYKTAHPGTDLTSDLLAPSAGDTEPIPARELRDTLSFVLGAGYETSVNLITGAVHAMLAQPQYLARIGRGGGSGGSGGIGWDDVIEETLRHDGPVMHMPLRYAVEDIDLGEGIVIRRGEPIIIAFAAAGRDPDLHPDRPGVFDPTRADKGHLAFGHGPHFCVGAHLARLEARIALATLFDCLPDLALAHRDQSPPPIPSFLVNGPAHLHVIPVPLARG